The Nycticebus coucang isolate mNycCou1 chromosome 2, mNycCou1.pri, whole genome shotgun sequence genome includes a window with the following:
- the CES3 gene encoding carboxylesterase 3 isoform X1, giving the protein MGTAVRVEPRVLVWVTCLLLASPATATGHGLTHPEVHTSLGHVRGRQVGVKGTDSRVNVFLGIPFAQPPLGPDRFSAPHPAVPWEGVRDASTAPPMCLQDVERMNNHRFVLNGKQRIFPVSEDCLILNIYSPAGATAGDKKPVMVWIHGGSLSVGAATSYDGSALAAYGDVVVVTVQYRLGVLGFFSTGDQHAPGNQGFLDVVAALHWLQANISPFGGDPNCVTIFGESAGGLIVSALVLAPMTAGLFHRAIAQSGVITTPGFLDSNPGRLAQDMADALACGSSSPAEILQCLRHKEGEELILTWKWSVTRTAFTVDGVFFPKSPKEILNEKQVHSVPVLLGVNNDEFAWLIPRGWGLLDKMKQMSQEDMMDILRPFLISLVRQEDVPREMTATIIDEYTDRDSDAQAKAFRELMADILITFQTFNFSRNLRDCGNPTFFYEFQHRPSSFVKFKPDWVKADHGAETAFIFGGPFLMDESSLLAFPEATEDEKQLSLTMMSQWTQFARTGNPSSEGLPPWPQFDQSEQYLEINRVPRVRQKLREARMRFWAETLPRKIQQWYQKQKGRKAPEEL; this is encoded by the exons ATGGGGACAGCAGTGAGAGTGGAGCCCAGGGTCCTGGTCTGGGTGACCTGTCTGCTCCTGGCATCCCCTGCCACAGCCACTG GACACGGACTCACTCACCCTGAAGTACACACCAGCCTGGGCCATGTGCGAGGCCGCCAGGTGGGCGTGAAGGGCACAGACAGCCGTGTGAATGTCTTCTTGGGCATCCCATTCGCCCAGCCACCCCTAGGGCCTGACCGGTTTTCAGCCCCACACCCAGCAGTGCCCTGGGAGGGGGTGCGGGATGCCAGCACCGCGCCCCCCAT GTGCCTgcaggatgtggagagaatgaaCAACCACAGATTTGTGCTCAATGGGAAGCAGCGGATCTTCCCTGTTTCAGAAGACTGCCTGATTCTCAACATCTACAGCCCAGCTGGGGCCACGGCAGGGGACAAGAAGCCG GTCATGGTATGGATCCATGGGGGATCTCTCAGTGTGGGTGCTGCCACTTCCTACGATGGATCTGCCCTGGCAGCCTATGGGGATGTGGTCGTTGTCACAGTCCAGTACCGCCTCGGAGTGCTTGGCTTCTTCAG CACTGGGGACCAGCACGCACCTGGCAACCAGGGCTTCCTAGATGTGGTGGCTGCTCTCCACTGGCTTCAGGCAAACATCAGCCCCTTTGGAGGTGACCCCAACTGTGTCACCATCTTTGGTGAATCTGCTGGTGGCCTGATTGTCTCTGCTCTG GTCCTGGCCCCCATGACTGCAGGGCTATTCCACAGAGCCATTGCACAGAGCGGGGTCATCACCACCCCAGGGTTTCTGGATTCTAACCCAGGACGCCTAGCTCAG GACATGGCAGACGCCTTGGCCTGTGGCTCCAGCTCCCCAGCTGAGATACTGCAGTGCCTTCGGCACAAGGAAGGAGAAGAGCTGATCCTGACCTGGAAGTGG TCAGTTACTCGGACTGCTTTCACTGTCGATGGCGTCTTCTTTCCCAAAAGCCCCAAAGAGATCCTTAATGAGAAGCAAGTCCACTCTGTGCCTGTCCTTCTGGGTGTCAACAATGACGAGTTTGCCTGGCTCATCCCCAGG GGTTGGGGTTTACTGGATAAGATGAAGCAGATGAGCCAGGAGGACATGATGGACATCTTGAGGCCCTTCTTGATCAGTCTGGTGAGACAAG AGGATGTACCCCGTGAAATGACAGCCACCATCATAGATGAATACACAGACAGAGACTCAGATGCACAAGCCAAGGCCTTCCGAGAATTGATGGCTGACATATTGATCACCTTCCAGACCTTTAATTTCTCAAGAAACCTCCGAG ATTGTGGGAACCCCACCTTTTTCTATGAGTTCCAGCATCGACCCAGTTCTTTTGTGAAGTTCAAACCGGATTGGGTGAAGGCTGATCATGGGGCTGAGACTGCATTCATATTTGGGGGTCCCTTCCTCATGGATGAGAGCTCCCTACTGG CCTTTCCAGAGGCCACAGAGGATGAGAAGCAGCTGAGCCTCACCATGATGTCCCAGTGGACCCAGTTTGCCCGAACAGG GAACCCCAGCAGTGAGGGGCTGCCTCCGTGGCCCCAATTCGACCAATCGGAACAATACCTGGAGATCAACCGGGTGCCACGGGTCAGGCAGAAGCTAAGGGAAGCCCGAATGAGGTTCTGGGCAGAGACACTGCCTAGGAAGATCCAGCAATGGTACCAGAAGCAGAAGGGGAGGAAGGCCCCAGAAGAGCTCTGA
- the CES3 gene encoding carboxylesterase 3 isoform X2 yields MGTAVRVEPRVLVWVTCLLLASPATATGHGLTHPEVHTSLGHVRGRQVGVKGTDSRVNVFLGIPFAQPPLGPDRFSAPHPAVPWEGVRDASTAPPMCLQDVERMNNHRFVLNGKQRIFPVSEDCLILNIYSPAGATAGDKKPVMVWIHGGSLSVGAATSYDGSALAAYGDVVVVTVQYRLGVLGFFSTGDQHAPGNQGFLDVVAALHWLQANISPFGGDPNCVTIFGESAGGLIVSALVLAPMTAGLFHRAIAQSGVITTPGFLDSNPGRLAQDMADALACGSSSPAEILQCLRHKEGEELILTWKWSVTRTAFTVDGVFFPKSPKEILNEKQVHSVPVLLGVNNDEFAWLIPRGWGLLDKMKQMSQEDMMDILRPFLISLDVPREMTATIIDEYTDRDSDAQAKAFRELMADILITFQTFNFSRNLRDCGNPTFFYEFQHRPSSFVKFKPDWVKADHGAETAFIFGGPFLMDESSLLAFPEATEDEKQLSLTMMSQWTQFARTGNPSSEGLPPWPQFDQSEQYLEINRVPRVRQKLREARMRFWAETLPRKIQQWYQKQKGRKAPEEL; encoded by the exons ATGGGGACAGCAGTGAGAGTGGAGCCCAGGGTCCTGGTCTGGGTGACCTGTCTGCTCCTGGCATCCCCTGCCACAGCCACTG GACACGGACTCACTCACCCTGAAGTACACACCAGCCTGGGCCATGTGCGAGGCCGCCAGGTGGGCGTGAAGGGCACAGACAGCCGTGTGAATGTCTTCTTGGGCATCCCATTCGCCCAGCCACCCCTAGGGCCTGACCGGTTTTCAGCCCCACACCCAGCAGTGCCCTGGGAGGGGGTGCGGGATGCCAGCACCGCGCCCCCCAT GTGCCTgcaggatgtggagagaatgaaCAACCACAGATTTGTGCTCAATGGGAAGCAGCGGATCTTCCCTGTTTCAGAAGACTGCCTGATTCTCAACATCTACAGCCCAGCTGGGGCCACGGCAGGGGACAAGAAGCCG GTCATGGTATGGATCCATGGGGGATCTCTCAGTGTGGGTGCTGCCACTTCCTACGATGGATCTGCCCTGGCAGCCTATGGGGATGTGGTCGTTGTCACAGTCCAGTACCGCCTCGGAGTGCTTGGCTTCTTCAG CACTGGGGACCAGCACGCACCTGGCAACCAGGGCTTCCTAGATGTGGTGGCTGCTCTCCACTGGCTTCAGGCAAACATCAGCCCCTTTGGAGGTGACCCCAACTGTGTCACCATCTTTGGTGAATCTGCTGGTGGCCTGATTGTCTCTGCTCTG GTCCTGGCCCCCATGACTGCAGGGCTATTCCACAGAGCCATTGCACAGAGCGGGGTCATCACCACCCCAGGGTTTCTGGATTCTAACCCAGGACGCCTAGCTCAG GACATGGCAGACGCCTTGGCCTGTGGCTCCAGCTCCCCAGCTGAGATACTGCAGTGCCTTCGGCACAAGGAAGGAGAAGAGCTGATCCTGACCTGGAAGTGG TCAGTTACTCGGACTGCTTTCACTGTCGATGGCGTCTTCTTTCCCAAAAGCCCCAAAGAGATCCTTAATGAGAAGCAAGTCCACTCTGTGCCTGTCCTTCTGGGTGTCAACAATGACGAGTTTGCCTGGCTCATCCCCAGG GGTTGGGGTTTACTGGATAAGATGAAGCAGATGAGCCAGGAGGACATGATGGACATCTTGAGGCCCTTCTTGATCAGTCTG GATGTACCCCGTGAAATGACAGCCACCATCATAGATGAATACACAGACAGAGACTCAGATGCACAAGCCAAGGCCTTCCGAGAATTGATGGCTGACATATTGATCACCTTCCAGACCTTTAATTTCTCAAGAAACCTCCGAG ATTGTGGGAACCCCACCTTTTTCTATGAGTTCCAGCATCGACCCAGTTCTTTTGTGAAGTTCAAACCGGATTGGGTGAAGGCTGATCATGGGGCTGAGACTGCATTCATATTTGGGGGTCCCTTCCTCATGGATGAGAGCTCCCTACTGG CCTTTCCAGAGGCCACAGAGGATGAGAAGCAGCTGAGCCTCACCATGATGTCCCAGTGGACCCAGTTTGCCCGAACAGG GAACCCCAGCAGTGAGGGGCTGCCTCCGTGGCCCCAATTCGACCAATCGGAACAATACCTGGAGATCAACCGGGTGCCACGGGTCAGGCAGAAGCTAAGGGAAGCCCGAATGAGGTTCTGGGCAGAGACACTGCCTAGGAAGATCCAGCAATGGTACCAGAAGCAGAAGGGGAGGAAGGCCCCAGAAGAGCTCTGA
- the CES3 gene encoding carboxylesterase 3 isoform X3 has translation MGTAVRVEPRVLVWVTCLLLASPATATGHGLTHPEVHTSLGHVRGRQVGVKGTDSRVNVFLGIPFAQPPLGPDRFSAPHPAVPWEGVRDASTAPPMCLQDVERMNNHRFVLNGKQRIFPVSEDCLILNIYSPAGATAGDKKPVMVWIHGGSLSVGAATSYDGSALAAYGDVVVVTVQYRLGVLGFFSTGDQHAPGNQGFLDVVAALHWLQANISPFGGDPNCVTIFGESAGGLIVSALVLAPMTAGLFHRAIAQSGVITTPGFLDSNPGRLAQDMADALACGSSSPAEILQCLRHKEGEELILTWKWSVTRTAFTVDGVFFPKSPKEILNEKQVHSVPVLLGVNNDEFAWLIPRDVPREMTATIIDEYTDRDSDAQAKAFRELMADILITFQTFNFSRNLRDCGNPTFFYEFQHRPSSFVKFKPDWVKADHGAETAFIFGGPFLMDESSLLAFPEATEDEKQLSLTMMSQWTQFARTGNPSSEGLPPWPQFDQSEQYLEINRVPRVRQKLREARMRFWAETLPRKIQQWYQKQKGRKAPEEL, from the exons ATGGGGACAGCAGTGAGAGTGGAGCCCAGGGTCCTGGTCTGGGTGACCTGTCTGCTCCTGGCATCCCCTGCCACAGCCACTG GACACGGACTCACTCACCCTGAAGTACACACCAGCCTGGGCCATGTGCGAGGCCGCCAGGTGGGCGTGAAGGGCACAGACAGCCGTGTGAATGTCTTCTTGGGCATCCCATTCGCCCAGCCACCCCTAGGGCCTGACCGGTTTTCAGCCCCACACCCAGCAGTGCCCTGGGAGGGGGTGCGGGATGCCAGCACCGCGCCCCCCAT GTGCCTgcaggatgtggagagaatgaaCAACCACAGATTTGTGCTCAATGGGAAGCAGCGGATCTTCCCTGTTTCAGAAGACTGCCTGATTCTCAACATCTACAGCCCAGCTGGGGCCACGGCAGGGGACAAGAAGCCG GTCATGGTATGGATCCATGGGGGATCTCTCAGTGTGGGTGCTGCCACTTCCTACGATGGATCTGCCCTGGCAGCCTATGGGGATGTGGTCGTTGTCACAGTCCAGTACCGCCTCGGAGTGCTTGGCTTCTTCAG CACTGGGGACCAGCACGCACCTGGCAACCAGGGCTTCCTAGATGTGGTGGCTGCTCTCCACTGGCTTCAGGCAAACATCAGCCCCTTTGGAGGTGACCCCAACTGTGTCACCATCTTTGGTGAATCTGCTGGTGGCCTGATTGTCTCTGCTCTG GTCCTGGCCCCCATGACTGCAGGGCTATTCCACAGAGCCATTGCACAGAGCGGGGTCATCACCACCCCAGGGTTTCTGGATTCTAACCCAGGACGCCTAGCTCAG GACATGGCAGACGCCTTGGCCTGTGGCTCCAGCTCCCCAGCTGAGATACTGCAGTGCCTTCGGCACAAGGAAGGAGAAGAGCTGATCCTGACCTGGAAGTGG TCAGTTACTCGGACTGCTTTCACTGTCGATGGCGTCTTCTTTCCCAAAAGCCCCAAAGAGATCCTTAATGAGAAGCAAGTCCACTCTGTGCCTGTCCTTCTGGGTGTCAACAATGACGAGTTTGCCTGGCTCATCCCCAGG GATGTACCCCGTGAAATGACAGCCACCATCATAGATGAATACACAGACAGAGACTCAGATGCACAAGCCAAGGCCTTCCGAGAATTGATGGCTGACATATTGATCACCTTCCAGACCTTTAATTTCTCAAGAAACCTCCGAG ATTGTGGGAACCCCACCTTTTTCTATGAGTTCCAGCATCGACCCAGTTCTTTTGTGAAGTTCAAACCGGATTGGGTGAAGGCTGATCATGGGGCTGAGACTGCATTCATATTTGGGGGTCCCTTCCTCATGGATGAGAGCTCCCTACTGG CCTTTCCAGAGGCCACAGAGGATGAGAAGCAGCTGAGCCTCACCATGATGTCCCAGTGGACCCAGTTTGCCCGAACAGG GAACCCCAGCAGTGAGGGGCTGCCTCCGTGGCCCCAATTCGACCAATCGGAACAATACCTGGAGATCAACCGGGTGCCACGGGTCAGGCAGAAGCTAAGGGAAGCCCGAATGAGGTTCTGGGCAGAGACACTGCCTAGGAAGATCCAGCAATGGTACCAGAAGCAGAAGGGGAGGAAGGCCCCAGAAGAGCTCTGA